One genomic window of Magnolia sinica isolate HGM2019 chromosome 3, MsV1, whole genome shotgun sequence includes the following:
- the LOC131239379 gene encoding pyruvate dehydrogenase E1 component subunit beta-1, mitochondrial isoform X1: MLSILRQKALPASIFGQSLRRIQPRSFSSVGKEITVRDALNSALDEEMSADPKVFLMGEEVGEYQGAYKISKGLLEKYGPERVLDTPITEAGFTGIGVGAAYYGLRPVVEFMTFNFSMQAIDHIINSAAKSNYMSASQISVPIVFRGPNGAAAGVGAQHSQCYAAWFAHVPGLKVLTPYSSEDARGLLKAAIRDPDPVVFLENELLYGESFPVSAEVLDSSFCLPIGKAKIEREGKDVTITAFSKMVGYALQAADILSKEGISAEVINLRSIRPLDRAAINASVRKTNRLVTVEEGFPQHGVGAEICTSVIEESFEYLDAPVERIAGADVPMPYAANLERMAVPQVDDVVRAAKRACYRSVPMAAAARA, from the exons ATGTTGTCGATTCTACGGCAGAAAGCCCTTCCAGCTTcg atttttgggCAGTCGTTGCGGAGGATCCAACCGAGGAGTTTCTCATCTGTAGGGAAAGAG ATTACCGTGCGAGATGCTCTCAATTCTGCACTTGACGAGGAAATGTCCGCTGATCCAAAAGTTTTCCTGATGGGTGAAGAG GTTGGTGAATATCAGGGTGCATACAAG ATATCCAAAGGTCTTCTGGAGAAGTATGGTCCTGAAAGGGTTCTTGATACACCAATCACAGAG GCGGGCTTCACTGGAATTGGAGTTGGTGCAGCATACTATGGCCTCCGACCTGTTGTAGAGTTTATGACATTTAACTTCTCAATGCAG GCAATTGATCATATCATTAATTCAGCTGCGAAATCAAATTACATGTCTGCCAGTCAGATATCTGTACCAATTGTTTTCAGAGGACCAAATGGTGCTGCTGCTGGGGTTGGTGCCCAACACTCACAG TGTTATGCAGCTTGGTTTGCTCACGTTCCTGGGTTGAAAGTTCTGACTCCATACTCATCAGAAGACGCTCGGGGCCTTTTAAAAGCTGCTATTAGAGATCCTGATCCTGTAGTTTTTCTTGAAAACGAGTTGCT ATATGGAGAGTCTTTCCCTGTTTCAGCGGAAGTTCTTGATTCCAGTTTCTGCCTTCCAATAGGAAAAGCTAAG ATAGAACGAGAAGGAAAAGATGTGACCATTACAGCTTTCTCAAAGATGGTGGGTTATGCCCTCCAG GCTGCAGATATACTCTCGAAGGAAGGAATTAGCGCCGAG GTTATAAACCTACGTTCAATCAGGCCTCTTGATAGAGCTGCAATTAATGCCTCCGTAAGGAAAACCAACAGACTGGTGACCGTCGAAGAGGGTTTTCCGCAGCACGGTGTTGGTGCTGAAATTTG TACATCCGTAATTGAGGAAAGCTTTGAATACCTTGATGCACCGGTGGAGAGGATCGCTGGAGCCGATGTTCCAATGCCTTATGCTGCGAATCTTGAGAGAATGGCTGTTCCACAG GTGGATGACGTTGTTCGTGCAGCAAAGAGGGCATGCTATAGATCTGTTCCAATGGCTGCAGCTGCTCGAGCTTAA
- the LOC131239379 gene encoding pyruvate dehydrogenase E1 component subunit beta-2, mitochondrial isoform X2, translated as MLSILRQKALPASSLRRIQPRSFSSVGKEITVRDALNSALDEEMSADPKVFLMGEEVGEYQGAYKISKGLLEKYGPERVLDTPITEAGFTGIGVGAAYYGLRPVVEFMTFNFSMQAIDHIINSAAKSNYMSASQISVPIVFRGPNGAAAGVGAQHSQCYAAWFAHVPGLKVLTPYSSEDARGLLKAAIRDPDPVVFLENELLYGESFPVSAEVLDSSFCLPIGKAKIEREGKDVTITAFSKMVGYALQAADILSKEGISAEVINLRSIRPLDRAAINASVRKTNRLVTVEEGFPQHGVGAEICTSVIEESFEYLDAPVERIAGADVPMPYAANLERMAVPQVDDVVRAAKRACYRSVPMAAAARA; from the exons ATGTTGTCGATTCTACGGCAGAAAGCCCTTCCAGCTTcg TCGTTGCGGAGGATCCAACCGAGGAGTTTCTCATCTGTAGGGAAAGAG ATTACCGTGCGAGATGCTCTCAATTCTGCACTTGACGAGGAAATGTCCGCTGATCCAAAAGTTTTCCTGATGGGTGAAGAG GTTGGTGAATATCAGGGTGCATACAAG ATATCCAAAGGTCTTCTGGAGAAGTATGGTCCTGAAAGGGTTCTTGATACACCAATCACAGAG GCGGGCTTCACTGGAATTGGAGTTGGTGCAGCATACTATGGCCTCCGACCTGTTGTAGAGTTTATGACATTTAACTTCTCAATGCAG GCAATTGATCATATCATTAATTCAGCTGCGAAATCAAATTACATGTCTGCCAGTCAGATATCTGTACCAATTGTTTTCAGAGGACCAAATGGTGCTGCTGCTGGGGTTGGTGCCCAACACTCACAG TGTTATGCAGCTTGGTTTGCTCACGTTCCTGGGTTGAAAGTTCTGACTCCATACTCATCAGAAGACGCTCGGGGCCTTTTAAAAGCTGCTATTAGAGATCCTGATCCTGTAGTTTTTCTTGAAAACGAGTTGCT ATATGGAGAGTCTTTCCCTGTTTCAGCGGAAGTTCTTGATTCCAGTTTCTGCCTTCCAATAGGAAAAGCTAAG ATAGAACGAGAAGGAAAAGATGTGACCATTACAGCTTTCTCAAAGATGGTGGGTTATGCCCTCCAG GCTGCAGATATACTCTCGAAGGAAGGAATTAGCGCCGAG GTTATAAACCTACGTTCAATCAGGCCTCTTGATAGAGCTGCAATTAATGCCTCCGTAAGGAAAACCAACAGACTGGTGACCGTCGAAGAGGGTTTTCCGCAGCACGGTGTTGGTGCTGAAATTTG TACATCCGTAATTGAGGAAAGCTTTGAATACCTTGATGCACCGGTGGAGAGGATCGCTGGAGCCGATGTTCCAATGCCTTATGCTGCGAATCTTGAGAGAATGGCTGTTCCACAG GTGGATGACGTTGTTCGTGCAGCAAAGAGGGCATGCTATAGATCTGTTCCAATGGCTGCAGCTGCTCGAGCTTAA